The following coding sequences lie in one Equus asinus isolate D_3611 breed Donkey chromosome 1, EquAss-T2T_v2, whole genome shotgun sequence genomic window:
- the LOC106841748 gene encoding taste receptor type 2 member 143-like — MPSSSTLIFVVIFFLETLAAMLQNGFMVAVLGREWMRCCTLPAGDMIVACLAASRFCLHGMALLNNLLDSFNFRSIVSYFNIPWNFINTLTYWLTAWLAVFYCVKISSFSHPIFCWLKWRISRSVPRLLLGSLIISGVTVIPAVTRDIILIQMIASQSSHGNCTLADRTQTFHRYFLMPIIVLVLSIPFLLFLVSTLLLMFSLHRHLRQMRAHRSSPRDPSTQAHTMALKSLTFFLVFYTSHFLSLIIAFMKITTLKDQWHWAWEVVTYAGICLHSSILVLSSPKLRKALKMRLWKALDKRQFILSYHYQ, encoded by the coding sequence ATGCCCTCCTCATCCACTCTGATCTTCGTGGTCATCTTTTTCCTGGAGACCTTGGCTGCAATGTTGCAGAACGGCTTCATGGTTGCTGTGCTGGGCAGGGAGTGGATGCGATGCTGCACACTGCctgcaggtgacatgattgtgGCCTGCCTGGCTGCCTCTAGGTTCTGCCTGCATGGGATGGCCCTCCTGAACAACCTCCTGGACTCCTTTAATTTTCGTTCCATCGTTTCCTATTTCAACATCCCTTGGAACTTTATCAACACTCTCACTTACTGGCTTACTGCCTGGCTTGCTGTCTTCTACTGTGTGaagatctcatccttctctcaTCCCATCTTCTGCTGGCTGAAGTGGAGGATTTCTCGGTCAGTGCCCAGGCTGCTGCTGGGTTCCCTGATCATATCTGGTGTGACAGTCATCCCAGCAGTCACCAGAGATATAATTCTTATACAGATGATTGCCTCCCAGAGTTCCCATGGAAACTGCACTCTGGCTGATAGAACACAGACCTTCCATAGGTACTTTTTGATGCCTATTATAGTGCTGGTATTGTCGATTCCCTTCCTCCTGTTCCTGGTGTCCACCCTTTTGCTCATGTTCTCACTGCACCGGCACTTGCGGCAGATGAGGGCCCACAGATCCAGCCCACGTGATCCCAGCACCCAGGCTCACACCATGGCCCTGAAGTCACTTACCTTCTTCCTCGTGTTCTACACATCACATTTCCTGTCCCTGATTATTGCTTTTATGAAAATCACAACCCTGAAGGATCAGTGGCACTGGGCCTGGGAAGTGGTGACCTATGCAGGCATCTGTTTGCACTCCAGCATCCTGGTGCTAAGCAGCCCCAAGCTGAGAAAGGCCCTGAAGATGAGGCTTTGGAAAGCCCTGGACAAAAGGCAGTTTATTTTGAGTTATCATTATCAATAA
- the LOC106841762 gene encoding taste receptor type 2 member 143-like: protein MPSSLTLIFMVIFLLESLAAMSQNGFIVVVLGREWVRCRTLPSGDMIVSCLAASRFCLHGMALLSNFMSLFNFCSQVSYLGALWEFINSLTFWLTAWLAAFYCVKISSFSHPIFFWLKWRLSRSVPRLLLGSLIISVVTGISSVSGNIILMQMIASLRSHGNHTLADRIRTFSWHFFLPQDVLAMSIPFLLFLVSTLLLMFSLCWHLRQMRAHRPGPHDPSTQAHTMALKSLTFFLVFYTSYFLSLIITVMKITTLQDQWHWAWEMVTYAGIYLHSSILVLSSPKLRKALKMRLWKAPEKRWFIASININNQYQQTSP from the coding sequence ATGCCTTCCTCACTCACATTGATTTTCATGGTCATCTTTCTTCTAGAGTCCTTGGCTGCAATGTCGCAGAATGGCTTCATTGTTGTTGTGCTAGGCAGGGAATGGGTGCGATGCCGCACACTGCCCTCAGGTGACATGATTGTGTCCTGCCTGGCTGCCTCCCGGTTCTGCCTGCATGGGATGGCTCTCCTAAGCAACTTTATGTcgttatttaatttttgttcccAAGTTTCCTATTTGGGCGCTCTTTGGGAGTTTATCAACAGTCTCACTTTCTGGCTTACTGCCTGGCTTGCTGCCTTCTACTGTGTGaagatctcatccttctctcaTCCCATCTTCTTCTGGCTGAAGTGGAGACTTTCTCGGTCAGTGCCCAGGCTGCTGCTGGGCTCCCTGATCATATCTGTTGTGACAGGCATCTCATCAGTCAGTGGGAATATAATTCTTATGCAGATGATTGCCTCCCTGAGGTCCCATGGAAACCACACTCTGGCTGATAGAATAAGGACCTTCTCTTGGCACTTTTTTCTACCTCAAGATGTGCTTGCAATGTCAATTCCCTTCCTCCTGTTCCTGGTATCCACTCTCTTGCTCATGTTCTCACTGTGCTGGCACTTGCGGCAGATGAGGGCCCATAGACCCGGCCCACATGATCCCAGCACCCAGGCTCACACCATGGCCCTGAAGTCACTTACCTTCTTCCTCGTGTTCTACACATCATATTTCCTGTCCCTGATTATTACTGTTATGAAAATCACAACTCTGCAGGATCAGTGGCACTGGGCCTGGGAAATGGTAACCTATGCAGGCATCTATCTGCACTCCAGCATTCTTGTGCTAAGCAGCCCCAAGCTGAGAAAGGCCCTGAAGATGAGACTTTGGAAAGCCCCGGAGAAAAGGTGGTTCATCGCAAGTATCAATATCAATAATCAGTATCAACAGACAAGCCCTTAA